A genomic region of Tistrella mobilis contains the following coding sequences:
- a CDS encoding replication-associated recombination protein A, translated as MATLFDAAAPRPLADRLRPGRIGEIVGQDHLFGPDGPVTRMVQAKRLASLILWGPPGTGKTTLARLLAEATGMRFAALSAVFSTVADLRKAFAEAAALRDTGRQTLLFVDEIHRFNRAQQDSFLPYVEDGTVTLIGATTENPSFELNGALLSRTQVLVLRRLDEAALGELLIRAEAAEGRPLPVDDEARAVLVGMADGDGRFLLNLADTLYALPEGERLDTVRLGQLLQRRLPLYDKAQEGHYNLISALHKSLRGSDVDAALYWFARMLDGGEDPLYVVRRLIRFAVEDIGMADPRAVEQALAAQRAYETLGSPEGELAIAQAVVYLATAPKSNGVYMAYKTARRLAKETGSLMPPMHILNAPTKLMKQLGYGHGYDYDHDAPDAFSGRDYWPEGMGARVVYEPRPRGFERDIARRLEYWSKLRAERQAEMRAAARRSRDEEGEA; from the coding sequence ATGGCCACGCTGTTCGATGCCGCCGCACCGCGCCCGCTTGCCGACCGGCTCCGTCCCGGCCGGATCGGCGAGATCGTGGGCCAGGACCATCTGTTCGGCCCCGACGGGCCGGTGACGCGGATGGTCCAGGCGAAGCGGCTGGCCTCGCTGATCCTGTGGGGGCCGCCGGGCACCGGCAAGACGACGTTGGCGCGGCTGCTGGCCGAGGCGACCGGCATGCGCTTCGCGGCACTTTCGGCCGTGTTCTCGACCGTCGCCGATCTGCGCAAGGCCTTTGCCGAAGCGGCGGCGCTGCGCGATACCGGCCGCCAGACCCTGCTGTTCGTCGACGAGATCCACCGCTTCAACCGCGCCCAGCAGGACAGTTTCCTGCCCTATGTGGAGGATGGGACGGTCACGCTGATCGGTGCTACGACCGAAAACCCGTCTTTCGAGCTGAACGGCGCGCTGTTGTCGCGCACCCAGGTTCTGGTGCTGCGGCGGCTGGACGAGGCGGCGCTGGGCGAGCTTCTGATCCGCGCCGAGGCGGCGGAAGGTCGGCCGCTGCCGGTGGACGACGAGGCCCGTGCCGTGCTGGTCGGCATGGCCGACGGCGACGGCCGCTTTCTGCTGAACCTGGCCGACACGCTCTATGCCCTGCCCGAGGGCGAGCGACTGGATACGGTGCGGCTGGGCCAGCTGCTGCAGCGCCGGCTGCCACTCTACGACAAGGCCCAGGAAGGCCATTACAACCTGATCAGCGCGCTGCACAAATCGCTGCGCGGATCGGATGTCGATGCGGCGCTCTATTGGTTCGCGCGCATGCTGGATGGCGGCGAGGATCCGCTCTATGTCGTCCGCCGGCTGATCCGCTTCGCGGTCGAGGATATCGGCATGGCCGATCCGCGAGCGGTGGAACAGGCGCTGGCGGCCCAGCGCGCCTACGAGACCCTGGGCAGCCCCGAGGGCGAACTCGCCATCGCCCAGGCGGTCGTCTATCTTGCGACCGCGCCCAAGTCGAACGGGGTCTATATGGCCTACAAGACCGCGCGCCGGCTGGCCAAGGAAACCGGCTCGCTGATGCCGCCGATGCACATCCTGAACGCGCCGACGAAACTGATGAAGCAACTGGGCTATGGCCATGGCTATGACTACGACCATGACGCGCCGGACGCGTTTTCAGGCCGCGACTACTGGCCCGAGGGCATGGGCGCGCGGGTGGTCTATGAACCCCGGCCGCGGGGGTTCGAGCGTGACATCGCCAGGCGGCTGGAATATTGGTCGAAGCTGAGAGCCGAGCGCCAGGCGGAGATGCGGGCGGCCGCCCGCAGATCCAGGGACGAAGAGGGAGAGGCATGA
- a CDS encoding DegQ family serine endoprotease, which translates to MNRLPERGADLTAVIRGGLRSSMLALVLALAALQMPPAVAAGTERRVPESRSEMQLSFAPVVRQAAPAVVNIYTRRTVVVQQRSPFFADPFFRRFFGDRMGIGKPSERVQNALGSGVIVDGRGYIVTNNHVIDGADQITVVLNDRREFAAEVVRLDPQTDLAVLKIDTEGQTLPALSFGDSDSIEVGDLVLAIGNPFGVGQTVTSGIVSALARTMVGVSDFQSFIQTDAAINPGNSGGALVTVNGELIGVNTAIFSRSGGSNGIGFAIPATLVKTVVQAAIEGRPVARAWLGARGQPVTQEIAESLGMTRPTGVLVSDVHPDGPAKGVLKRGDVILEIGGKPVDDPRALRFRLAAAGIGGETAVTIWREGRRQTVSLPLIAAPETVARDEREITGSNPLAGARIANLSPALAEELGIDGFEEGVIVVDITRNSAAASIGLKPGDMVLAVNGKRLSRTADVEKTLKQMQGQRRWQLTLRREGRELTLDLMG; encoded by the coding sequence ATGAACCGACTGCCTGAACGGGGTGCAGACCTGACAGCGGTGATCCGCGGCGGCCTGCGGTCGAGCATGCTGGCGCTGGTGCTGGCCCTGGCGGCATTGCAGATGCCGCCGGCGGTGGCGGCCGGGACCGAACGGCGGGTGCCGGAAAGCCGGAGCGAAATGCAGCTGTCCTTCGCGCCCGTGGTGCGTCAGGCGGCGCCGGCGGTGGTGAACATCTACACCCGCCGCACGGTGGTGGTGCAGCAGCGCTCTCCGTTCTTCGCCGACCCGTTCTTCCGCCGCTTCTTCGGCGACCGGATGGGCATCGGCAAGCCGTCGGAGCGGGTGCAGAACGCGCTCGGATCAGGCGTCATCGTCGACGGCCGCGGCTATATCGTCACCAACAACCATGTGATCGACGGCGCCGACCAGATCACCGTGGTGCTGAACGACCGCCGCGAATTCGCGGCCGAGGTGGTGCGGCTGGACCCGCAGACCGATCTGGCGGTGCTGAAGATCGACACCGAGGGCCAGACCCTGCCGGCGCTGAGCTTCGGCGACAGCGATTCGATCGAGGTCGGCGATCTGGTGCTGGCGATCGGCAACCCCTTCGGGGTGGGGCAGACGGTGACCAGCGGCATCGTCTCGGCGCTCGCCCGCACCATGGTCGGGGTTTCCGACTTCCAGTCCTTCATCCAGACCGATGCGGCGATCAACCCCGGCAATTCGGGCGGCGCGCTGGTGACGGTGAACGGCGAGCTGATCGGCGTGAACACCGCGATCTTCAGCCGCTCCGGCGGCTCCAACGGTATCGGCTTCGCGATCCCCGCCACGCTGGTGAAGACCGTGGTGCAGGCGGCGATCGAGGGCCGGCCCGTAGCCCGCGCCTGGCTGGGTGCCCGCGGCCAGCCGGTGACGCAGGAGATCGCCGAAAGCCTGGGCATGACGCGCCCGACCGGCGTGCTGGTGAGCGATGTGCATCCCGACGGCCCGGCCAAAGGCGTTCTGAAGCGCGGTGACGTGATCCTGGAGATCGGCGGCAAGCCGGTCGACGATCCGCGGGCGCTGAGGTTCCGGTTGGCGGCTGCCGGCATCGGCGGCGAGACCGCGGTCACCATCTGGCGCGAGGGCCGCCGGCAGACCGTGTCGCTGCCGCTGATCGCCGCACCCGAGACGGTGGCCCGCGACGAGCGCGAGATCACCGGCAGCAACCCGCTCGCCGGCGCGCGGATCGCCAACCTCTCGCCCGCCCTGGCCGAGGAACTGGGGATCGACGGCTTCGAGGAAGGGGTGATCGTGGTCGACATCACCCGCAATTCCGCCGCGGCATCGATCGGCCTCAAGCCCGGCGACATGGTGCTGGCGGTGAACGGCAAGCGCCTGTCGCGCACCGCCGATGTCGAAAAGACCCTGAAGCAGATGCAGGGCCAGCGCCGCTGGCAGCTGACCTTGCGCCGCGAGGGCCGCGAACTCACCTTGGATCTGATGGGCTGA